A region from the Longimicrobium sp. genome encodes:
- a CDS encoding aldo/keto reductase, which produces MEQRQLGRTGLAVSRLGLGLAALGRPGYINLGHARDLAGRTSVEEMEARAHRVLDAAWAAGVRYFDAARSYGRAEAFLASWLGARGIAPEAVTVGSKWGYTYTAGWRTDAPVHEVKEHSAAVLARQLGETRALLGPHLDLYQIHSATRESGVLENREVIAGLARLRAGGVRIGLSLTGAAQADTLRRALEVEWEGARLFDAVQATWNLLEPSAGPALAEAHAAGLGVIVKEALANGRLTERNADPAFAPRLAILRREAARLETSVDALALAAVLAEPWADVVLSGAATDDQLASNLRALEVAWDEQAADRLRGLAQERERYWSERSGLPWN; this is translated from the coding sequence ATGGAGCAACGACAGCTCGGCCGCACCGGGCTCGCCGTGTCGCGCCTGGGGCTGGGGCTCGCGGCGCTGGGCCGGCCCGGGTACATCAACCTGGGCCACGCGCGCGACCTGGCGGGCCGCACCTCGGTGGAGGAGATGGAGGCGCGCGCCCACCGCGTGCTGGACGCCGCGTGGGCGGCCGGCGTGCGCTACTTCGACGCCGCGCGCTCGTACGGCCGCGCCGAGGCGTTCCTCGCCTCGTGGCTCGGCGCGCGGGGGATCGCGCCGGAGGCGGTGACGGTCGGCTCCAAGTGGGGCTACACCTACACCGCCGGCTGGCGCACCGACGCCCCCGTGCACGAGGTCAAGGAGCACTCCGCCGCCGTGCTCGCCCGCCAGCTCGGCGAGACGCGCGCGCTGCTGGGGCCGCACCTGGACCTTTACCAGATCCACTCCGCCACTCGGGAGAGCGGCGTGCTGGAGAACCGCGAGGTGATCGCCGGCCTGGCGCGGCTCAGGGCCGGGGGCGTGCGCATCGGTCTCTCGCTCACCGGCGCGGCGCAGGCCGACACCCTCCGGCGCGCGCTGGAGGTGGAGTGGGAGGGGGCGCGCCTCTTCGACGCCGTACAGGCCACCTGGAACCTGCTGGAGCCCTCCGCCGGCCCCGCCCTCGCCGAGGCGCACGCCGCCGGGCTGGGCGTCATCGTCAAGGAAGCGCTCGCGAACGGGCGGCTCACCGAGCGCAACGCCGACCCCGCCTTCGCCCCGCGGCTGGCAATCCTCCGCCGCGAAGCCGCGCGCCTGGAGACGAGCGTGGACGCGCTCGCGCTCGCCGCCGTCCTCGCCGAGCCGTGGGCCGACGTCGTCCTGAGCGGCGCCGCGACCGATGACCAGCTCGCGTCGAACCTGCGCGCGCTGGAAGTCGCCTGGGACGAACAAGCCGCGGATCGCCTCCGCGGCCTCGCGCAGGAGCGGGAGCGCTACTGGTCGGAGCGCTCCGGCCTCCCGTGGAATTGA